One segment of Caldanaerobius polysaccharolyticus DSM 13641 DNA contains the following:
- the rseP gene encoding RIP metalloprotease RseP, producing MIAISIIVLGILIVFHELGHFIAAKLSDIKVEEFSVGMGPKLVGFKKGETLYSLRLFPIGGYCKMLGEDESSTDIRAYSNKPVLARFAVAAAGSLMNFLVAVLIFIAMGFITVTPVPVVQSVIPDYPAAQAGIMPGDVVVKVDGYSIKTWSDLQAAVSESVDKPVTIEVNRAGKILDFKVTPVYDEKNKKPMIGITPKGKIGYNNKASLAVNVKNGIYQSFYITQVMLSSLTGLVTGRVSVNDFMGPVGIISVVGEAARSGFYNLLGLTSLISLNLAIINLLPIPALDGSRLLFLLVEAVRRRPIDREKEGLIHFIGFIFLILFMIFMTYKDILRLSR from the coding sequence TTGATAGCAATATCTATAATCGTTCTCGGTATTTTAATAGTTTTCCATGAATTGGGCCACTTTATAGCGGCCAAGCTCTCTGATATAAAGGTAGAGGAATTCTCTGTCGGAATGGGACCTAAGCTGGTGGGATTTAAAAAGGGCGAAACCCTTTATTCCCTAAGGCTTTTCCCCATAGGGGGTTACTGCAAGATGCTGGGTGAAGATGAATCCTCTACTGACATAAGGGCTTATTCCAATAAGCCTGTCTTGGCGAGGTTTGCGGTGGCTGCTGCTGGTTCTTTGATGAATTTCCTTGTAGCTGTATTGATATTCATCGCAATGGGATTTATAACCGTGACTCCTGTGCCTGTAGTTCAGTCGGTGATACCCGATTACCCTGCTGCTCAAGCCGGTATTATGCCTGGAGACGTTGTAGTGAAGGTGGACGGCTACAGCATAAAGACGTGGAGCGACCTTCAAGCTGCAGTAAGTGAGAGCGTGGATAAGCCAGTAACCATCGAAGTAAATAGGGCTGGTAAGATCCTGGACTTCAAAGTTACCCCTGTGTACGATGAAAAAAACAAAAAGCCAATGATAGGCATAACGCCTAAGGGAAAGATAGGTTACAATAATAAAGCATCTCTGGCGGTCAACGTTAAAAACGGCATATACCAGTCATTTTATATAACACAGGTAATGCTGTCATCTTTGACGGGCTTGGTAACGGGCAGGGTTTCTGTGAATGATTTTATGGGGCCTGTGGGCATTATAAGCGTGGTAGGAGAAGCGGCCAGGTCGGGTTTTTACAATTTACTAGGCCTTACATCATTAATCAGCCTTAACCTGGCGATAATCAATCTTTTGCCTATACCGGCTTTAGATGGCAGCAGACTGTTATTTTTACTGGTGGAGGCCGTTAGGAGGAGACCTATAGACAGGGAAAAAGAAGGGCTGATACATTTCATAGGTTTTATATTCCTCATCTTGTTTATGATTTTTATGACCTACAAGGACATATTGAGATTGAGCAGGTGA
- the pyrH gene encoding UMP kinase yields the protein MEKPVYNRVILKISGEALAGDKSFGIDFDTVNQIAEEIAEVKKLNVDIGVVVGGGNIWRGRSGIGMDRSTADHMGMLATVINALALQDSLEKRNIPTRVQTAIEMRAVAEPYIRRRAIRHLEKGRVVIFAAGIGSPFFSTDTTAALRAAEIDADVILLAKKVDGVYDCDPRINKEAKKFDELTYKDVLNMRLGVMDSTATSLCMDNNIPIIVFDLTKKGNIKRVILGENIGTVVKE from the coding sequence TTGGAAAAACCCGTGTACAATAGGGTTATACTTAAAATATCGGGAGAAGCGTTAGCAGGAGATAAAAGCTTTGGGATAGATTTTGATACAGTGAATCAGATAGCTGAGGAGATAGCGGAGGTAAAAAAACTTAACGTGGATATAGGTGTAGTGGTAGGTGGGGGAAATATATGGAGAGGAAGAAGTGGCATAGGGATGGACAGGTCCACAGCGGACCACATGGGGATGCTGGCGACGGTTATAAATGCCCTGGCGCTGCAGGACTCTCTGGAAAAAAGAAATATCCCTACACGAGTGCAGACCGCTATTGAGATGAGAGCGGTTGCAGAACCTTATATAAGGAGAAGAGCTATAAGGCATCTGGAAAAAGGCAGGGTTGTTATATTTGCAGCGGGAATTGGCAGTCCTTTTTTTTCAACGGATACTACAGCGGCTCTGCGAGCTGCTGAAATAGATGCAGATGTTATACTCCTGGCAAAAAAGGTAGACGGCGTGTACGACTGCGATCCTCGTATAAATAAGGAAGCTAAAAAGTTTGATGAGCTTACATATAAAGATGTTTTAAATATGCGCTTAGGGGTGATGGATTCCACAGCTACTTCACTGTGCATGGACAACAACATACCTATAATCGTGTTTGATCTAACTAAAAAAGGCAATATAAAGAGGGTAATCCTCGGAGAAAATATAGGAACAGTGGTAAAGGAGTGA
- a CDS encoding glycosyltransferase family 2 protein, whose translation MVSVIIPAYNEEKTIEGVLKAVVASGVSDDIIVVNDGSTDRTADIARKYATVVELEKNVGKGGAVKKGLEVARGDILLMLDADLIGLKEEHIRDLLGPVLGGEADMTIGLFSSGRLSTDFAQVIAPHLSGQRALKRFVLEDIWALEDVKYGIEIAITRYARRSGIKVKNVYLKDLTHVMKEEKLGFIAGFKARLKMYWDIIKCIASP comes from the coding sequence ATGGTGTCTGTTATCATTCCGGCATATAATGAGGAGAAAACCATAGAAGGCGTACTCAAGGCGGTAGTGGCTTCTGGCGTCAGCGACGATATAATCGTGGTAAACGACGGATCCACTGACAGGACAGCAGATATTGCCAGGAAATACGCCACGGTTGTGGAATTAGAAAAAAATGTAGGCAAGGGAGGCGCGGTGAAAAAAGGCCTTGAGGTGGCGCGGGGCGATATTTTATTGATGCTGGACGCTGACCTCATAGGGTTAAAAGAGGAACACATCAGAGACCTGCTAGGACCTGTGCTGGGTGGAGAAGCTGACATGACGATAGGGCTTTTTTCTAGCGGAAGGTTGTCCACTGATTTTGCCCAGGTAATAGCGCCTCATCTGTCAGGTCAAAGGGCCTTAAAGCGCTTTGTCTTGGAGGATATATGGGCTTTGGAAGATGTGAAGTACGGCATTGAAATCGCCATTACCAGGTATGCGAGACGCTCTGGTATAAAAGTAAAAAACGTGTACTTAAAAGACCTTACCCACGTGATGAAAGAAGAGAAGCTTGGGTTTATAGCGGGGTTTAAAGCGAGGTTAAAGATGTACTGGGATATCATAAAGTGTATTGCCTCTCCGTGA
- a CDS encoding PolC-type DNA polymerase III has product MVIKGVKFDVVNRTLEVDTDGCEDPEVLKDDIKKRFQFIKDVVVKAPEIWYDSVEGYLRSQWTNILEAITDKYPIAKQFVRGYKVAGEDFILSVCNRFGMEFMKKKGVDKFIASLIFKYTGILARVQFELVEEKNALPDGDVMYSVEIASEDKIEQGKIDNDPVIMGKPIKDQCISINQIDEGIERAAIVGKVFDVEERPLKKGKLLLTLKVTDYTDSLYVKVFLDEKNGHVKEKVKKDNWYKFRGAVRYDNFVRDTVMVCSDIEVFEHEERADKAEEKRVELHLHTRMSAMDGVNSAEDLIKRAAQWGHKAIAITDHGVVQAYPEAADAAKKYGIKVIYGVEAYIYDDGMPVVYNPGDRDLGCEFVVLDIETTGLDTKRDRITEIGAVKIKSGEVVDRFSTFVNPGVKIPENIVRLTGITDEMVKGAPEVGQVLREFKSFVGDAVLVAHNSDFDIAFIKNRAQAYGIAFDNPVLDTLQLVRGMFPDLKNHKLDTVAKHLHVELKNHHRAVDDAEATADIFIKCVESLKFEGVKKLAELNERFSGKINNKSEHYHAVILVKNMVGLRNLYRLISEAHLKHYYRRPRIPRSLLRKYREGLILGSACEAGELYRGILSGFDEKRLMSIAEFYDYLEIMPVGNNRFMLKKQLVSSEEDLREINRKIYRLGKKLKKIVVATGDVHFLDPQDEVARRILMYGAGFEDADDQAPLYFKTTDEMLDEFSYLGSDVAEEVVVKNTNKIADMVEFIKPIPDETYTPKIPGAEQELREMVLNKAHEVYGDPLPDIVDKRLKRELDSIINHGYAVLYIIAQRLVKKSNDDGYLVGSRGSVGSSLVATMSGITEVNPLPPHYVCPKCKYSEFYTDGSVGSGPDLEDKDCPVCGTALRKDGFDIPFEVFLGFDGDKEPDIDLNFSGEYQPVAHKYTEELFGKGHVFRAGTIGTLADKTAYGFVRKYIDDHNLKVHLPEIDRLVQCCTGVKRTTGQHPGGLMVVPKDNEIYEFTPIQHPADDSSSSVITTHFDYHSLSGRLLKLDILGHDDPTVIRMLEDLTGVDARSIPLDDKDTMKLFTSTEPLGVKPEDINCEVGTLALPEFGTKFVRQMLVDTRPTTFAELIRISGLSHGTDVWLNNAQDLIRDGVATLKEVICTRDDIMLYLLQKGVEPKLSFKIMEKVRKGKGLSDEDVEAMRAKGVPEWFIQSCKKIKYMFPKAHAAAYVMMAFRIAYFKVHYPKEFYATYFTVRADDFDANVVVKGEEEIRRVISQLNNKGNDMTPKEKNMLTILEVALEMYMRGIKLYPVDIYQSDAVKFIVKEDGLLAPLNSLAGLGLAAAQNIVRARQEGKFVSVEDLRERARLSKTVIEILSKHGCLKGMSETSQLSLFDI; this is encoded by the coding sequence ATGGTGATAAAAGGCGTAAAATTTGACGTTGTAAACAGGACGCTGGAAGTCGATACAGATGGTTGCGAAGACCCTGAGGTGTTGAAGGACGATATAAAGAAGAGGTTTCAATTCATTAAAGATGTCGTAGTAAAAGCACCTGAGATATGGTATGATTCCGTAGAGGGATATTTAAGGTCTCAATGGACCAATATCCTAGAGGCGATAACAGATAAGTACCCCATAGCTAAGCAGTTTGTAAGAGGTTACAAAGTAGCAGGCGAAGACTTTATCTTATCTGTTTGCAATAGGTTTGGTATGGAATTCATGAAGAAAAAAGGCGTTGATAAGTTTATCGCCTCGCTTATATTTAAATATACGGGAATTTTGGCCAGGGTCCAATTTGAGCTGGTAGAGGAGAAAAATGCGCTACCTGATGGCGATGTAATGTACAGCGTAGAGATTGCGAGCGAAGATAAAATTGAGCAGGGTAAAATTGACAATGACCCGGTCATAATGGGTAAACCTATTAAAGATCAGTGCATAAGCATAAATCAGATAGATGAGGGGATTGAAAGGGCCGCGATAGTGGGCAAGGTATTTGATGTGGAAGAAAGGCCATTGAAAAAAGGGAAATTGCTCCTCACTTTGAAAGTGACGGATTATACGGATTCTCTTTACGTCAAGGTTTTTCTCGATGAAAAAAACGGACATGTAAAGGAAAAAGTGAAAAAAGACAACTGGTACAAATTCAGGGGCGCGGTGAGGTACGATAACTTCGTGCGGGATACGGTGATGGTGTGTAGCGATATTGAGGTATTTGAGCATGAGGAGAGGGCGGATAAAGCCGAGGAAAAGAGGGTGGAACTTCATCTACATACTAGGATGAGCGCCATGGACGGCGTAAATTCAGCAGAGGACCTCATAAAGAGAGCCGCTCAATGGGGCCATAAGGCCATCGCTATAACAGATCATGGTGTGGTACAGGCGTATCCTGAAGCTGCCGATGCCGCTAAAAAGTACGGAATAAAGGTGATTTACGGCGTAGAGGCGTATATATACGACGACGGCATGCCTGTGGTTTATAACCCTGGGGATAGGGACTTAGGTTGTGAGTTCGTGGTGCTGGATATAGAGACCACAGGGTTGGATACAAAAAGAGACCGCATAACTGAGATCGGAGCTGTTAAGATAAAAAGCGGCGAGGTGGTGGATAGATTCTCAACTTTTGTAAACCCCGGCGTAAAGATTCCGGAGAACATCGTAAGGCTTACAGGTATAACCGATGAGATGGTAAAAGGCGCACCTGAGGTGGGGCAAGTCCTAAGAGAATTTAAGTCATTTGTAGGAGATGCTGTCCTGGTTGCGCACAACTCTGATTTTGACATCGCCTTTATAAAAAACAGAGCACAGGCATACGGCATAGCCTTTGACAATCCGGTGCTGGATACATTACAGCTGGTAAGGGGAATGTTCCCTGATCTAAAAAACCACAAGCTGGATACCGTAGCCAAGCATCTCCACGTGGAGCTTAAAAACCACCACAGGGCCGTGGATGATGCAGAGGCGACGGCGGACATATTCATAAAATGCGTTGAATCCTTGAAGTTTGAAGGGGTAAAAAAGCTGGCGGAATTAAACGAGCGCTTTTCAGGAAAAATAAACAATAAGAGCGAACATTATCATGCGGTGATACTGGTAAAAAACATGGTGGGCTTGAGAAATCTGTACAGGTTAATATCAGAGGCCCATCTTAAGCACTATTATAGAAGGCCCAGGATACCTAGAAGCCTTTTGAGGAAGTACAGGGAAGGGCTAATCCTGGGTTCGGCTTGCGAAGCCGGTGAGCTGTACAGGGGTATTTTAAGCGGATTTGACGAAAAGAGGCTTATGAGCATAGCGGAGTTTTACGATTACCTGGAGATAATGCCTGTGGGAAACAACAGGTTTATGTTGAAAAAACAGCTGGTATCCAGTGAAGAAGACCTCAGGGAGATCAACAGAAAAATATACCGGCTGGGCAAAAAACTTAAAAAAATCGTGGTTGCCACAGGGGATGTACACTTTCTGGATCCCCAAGACGAAGTCGCCAGGAGGATCTTGATGTACGGTGCTGGCTTTGAGGACGCCGACGACCAAGCTCCTCTGTACTTTAAGACCACTGACGAAATGCTGGATGAATTTTCGTACCTGGGTTCTGATGTGGCAGAAGAAGTAGTAGTAAAAAATACCAATAAGATAGCTGACATGGTGGAGTTTATAAAGCCAATACCCGATGAGACGTATACGCCTAAAATCCCCGGAGCAGAACAAGAGCTCAGGGAGATGGTGCTTAACAAGGCCCATGAGGTATACGGGGACCCTCTGCCGGATATAGTGGATAAGCGCTTGAAAAGGGAATTGGACTCTATAATAAACCACGGATACGCGGTACTGTACATCATTGCCCAGCGGCTTGTGAAAAAATCCAATGACGACGGTTACCTTGTGGGCTCCAGGGGATCTGTAGGCTCTTCATTGGTGGCCACCATGAGCGGTATTACAGAAGTCAACCCTTTGCCTCCCCATTATGTGTGCCCCAAGTGTAAGTATTCAGAGTTTTACACCGATGGCAGCGTAGGGTCAGGGCCTGACCTTGAAGACAAGGATTGCCCTGTTTGCGGTACAGCCCTTAGAAAAGACGGTTTTGACATACCTTTTGAGGTGTTTTTAGGTTTTGACGGCGATAAAGAGCCTGACATAGATCTCAATTTTTCTGGGGAATACCAGCCCGTTGCTCACAAGTACACAGAAGAGCTTTTTGGCAAAGGCCATGTTTTTAGGGCTGGAACCATTGGAACCCTAGCCGATAAAACCGCCTACGGTTTTGTCAGAAAGTACATCGACGACCACAATCTAAAAGTCCATTTGCCTGAAATAGACAGGCTTGTTCAGTGCTGTACTGGGGTAAAGCGCACTACAGGGCAGCACCCAGGGGGGCTTATGGTTGTCCCCAAAGACAACGAGATATACGAGTTTACGCCAATACAGCACCCTGCTGATGACAGCAGCTCTTCAGTGATAACCACTCACTTCGACTATCATTCGTTAAGCGGCAGGCTGCTGAAGCTGGATATACTCGGCCACGACGATCCCACTGTGATAAGGATGCTGGAAGACCTGACAGGGGTAGACGCCAGATCTATTCCTCTAGACGATAAAGATACCATGAAATTATTTACGTCTACAGAGCCTTTAGGGGTAAAGCCCGAAGATATAAATTGCGAGGTGGGCACGCTGGCGCTACCAGAATTTGGTACTAAATTTGTAAGGCAAATGCTGGTAGATACCCGTCCTACCACTTTTGCGGAATTGATAAGGATAAGCGGCCTATCTCACGGGACAGACGTGTGGTTAAATAACGCTCAGGACCTGATAAGGGACGGCGTTGCGACTTTAAAAGAAGTCATATGTACCAGGGATGATATAATGCTATATCTCCTGCAAAAAGGAGTAGAACCCAAGCTGTCTTTTAAGATCATGGAAAAAGTAAGGAAAGGCAAAGGGCTCAGCGATGAAGACGTGGAAGCCATGAGAGCAAAGGGCGTTCCTGAATGGTTTATTCAGTCGTGTAAAAAGATAAAGTACATGTTTCCCAAAGCCCATGCTGCAGCTTATGTTATGATGGCTTTTAGGATAGCTTACTTTAAAGTGCACTACCCCAAAGAGTTTTACGCTACGTACTTTACAGTAAGAGCCGACGATTTTGACGCAAATGTGGTAGTAAAGGGAGAGGAAGAGATAAGGCGGGTTATAAGTCAGTTGAACAACAAGGGAAATGACATGACGCCCAAGGAAAAGAACATGCTAACTATTCTGGAGGTAGCCCTTGAGATGTACATGAGGGGGATAAAGCTCTATCCTGTGGATATATACCAATCTGACGCGGTAAAGTTTATAGTCAAAGAGGATGGCTTACTGGCTCCTCTTAATTCTCTCGCCGGATTAGGACTGGCTGCTGCTCAAAACATAGTCAGGGCTCGCCAGGAGGGTAAATTTGTCTCGGTTGAAGATTTGAGAGAGAGGGCCAGACTGAGCAAAACGGTTATAGAGATCTTGAGCAAGCACGGGTGTTTGAAAGGCATGTCTGAGACCAGCCAGCTGTCTTTATTTGACATTTGA
- a CDS encoding 1-deoxy-D-xylulose-5-phosphate reductoisomerase, which yields MKRVLILGSTGSIGRQALEVIKQHPEEFKVVGLSAFDNSELLAQQANEFKPSMVAIVRDSSCISELLNYKCHIITGEDAPARLVEACAADIVLNSIVGIAGLMPTVSALKKGVTLALANKESMVTAGEIIVSMAREKNTAILPVDSEHSAIFQCLQKPEGYGEIKRIILTASGGPFRDYTVDMLKDVTVDQALKHPTWSMGQKITIDSATLMNKGFEVIEAHWFFGVEYDDIEVVIHPESVVHSMVEFIDGAVLAQMGVPDMRLPIQYALSYPQRLRGMIKPLDLRGLTLTFRKPDCEKFRCLQLAYDAALKGGTYPAVLNAANEVLVDLFLKGALRFLDIPVFIEEALNRHSPIYNPSLEDIIYADWRTRDAVKKMVVN from the coding sequence ATGAAAAGGGTTTTGATATTGGGTTCAACAGGCTCTATAGGTAGGCAGGCTCTGGAAGTTATAAAGCAGCATCCAGAGGAATTTAAAGTAGTGGGCTTGTCGGCATTTGACAATTCAGAATTGCTGGCACAGCAGGCCAACGAATTCAAGCCCTCTATGGTCGCTATAGTGAGAGATAGCAGCTGTATCAGTGAGCTGTTAAATTATAAATGCCACATCATTACTGGAGAAGATGCACCTGCGCGCCTGGTGGAAGCTTGCGCTGCTGATATTGTATTAAATTCCATTGTGGGCATAGCAGGCCTTATGCCCACTGTATCTGCTCTTAAAAAGGGTGTGACACTGGCACTGGCCAACAAAGAATCAATGGTTACAGCTGGTGAAATAATCGTATCCATGGCCCGAGAGAAAAACACAGCTATTTTGCCTGTGGACAGCGAGCATTCAGCCATATTTCAATGCCTTCAAAAGCCTGAGGGGTACGGGGAGATCAAGAGGATCATTTTGACGGCATCAGGAGGGCCTTTTAGAGATTATACCGTTGATATGTTAAAAGATGTGACAGTGGATCAAGCGTTAAAACATCCGACCTGGAGTATGGGCCAAAAGATAACTATAGACTCGGCAACGCTTATGAACAAGGGCTTTGAGGTCATAGAGGCTCACTGGTTTTTTGGCGTTGAATATGATGACATAGAAGTGGTGATACACCCGGAGAGCGTTGTGCACTCTATGGTGGAGTTTATAGATGGCGCCGTTCTGGCTCAGATGGGTGTTCCTGACATGAGGTTGCCTATTCAGTACGCCCTGTCCTATCCACAAAGGCTCAGAGGTATGATTAAACCACTGGACTTGCGCGGTCTAACACTAACTTTTAGAAAGCCTGATTGCGAAAAATTTAGGTGCTTACAATTGGCCTACGATGCAGCGCTTAAAGGTGGTACGTACCCTGCGGTTTTAAACGCGGCCAATGAAGTGCTGGTAGATTTATTTCTTAAAGGCGCTTTAAGGTTTTTGGATATCCCTGTTTTTATAGAAGAGGCTTTAAATCGGCATAGTCCGATTTACAATCCGTCTCTTGAGGATATAATATATGCAGATTGGCGCACAAGAGATGCAGTGAAAAAAATGGTGGTGAATTAA
- the frr gene encoding ribosome recycling factor encodes MKAAVENFKKELASIRTGRANPAILERVKVDYYGTAMPVNQLATISVPEPRVLVIQPWDVSSLNLIQKAIQTSDLGLNPTSDGKVIRLVLPELTEERRKEMVKMVHKIAETSRVAIRNVRREAIDQVKKMEKNKEISEDEMKKGQDEVQKLTDKYIKQVDEICAKKEAEIMEI; translated from the coding sequence ATGAAAGCAGCAGTAGAGAATTTTAAAAAAGAGCTTGCATCTATAAGGACGGGGAGAGCAAATCCCGCTATATTAGAAAGGGTAAAGGTGGATTATTACGGTACCGCTATGCCCGTCAATCAGCTGGCCACAATTAGTGTACCTGAACCCAGGGTTTTAGTGATTCAGCCGTGGGATGTTTCTTCCCTTAACTTGATTCAAAAGGCCATTCAGACTTCTGACCTTGGGTTGAATCCCACCAGTGACGGCAAGGTGATACGGCTGGTCCTGCCTGAATTGACAGAAGAGAGGAGAAAGGAAATGGTCAAGATGGTACACAAAATCGCAGAGACCAGCAGGGTTGCTATACGAAATGTCCGCAGAGAGGCTATTGACCAGGTTAAAAAGATGGAGAAAAACAAGGAGATATCGGAAGACGAGATGAAAAAAGGCCAGGACGAGGTGCAGAAACTGACGGACAAGTATATAAAGCAAGTAGACGAGATTTGCGCTAAAAAAGAAGCGGAGATCATGGAGATATAA
- the ispG gene encoding flavodoxin-dependent (E)-4-hydroxy-3-methylbut-2-enyl-diphosphate synthase — protein sequence MGKKTREVKIGDVIIGGGHPIAVQSMTTTYTADVEATCQQIKRLEEAGCHIVRVAVPDEASAAAISQIKKRIAIPLVADIHFDYRLAIKSIESGADKIRINPGNIGSSDRIKAVVDAAKDRGIPIRIGVNSGSIEKEYLDKYGRTPEALVESALKNVKMLEDFGFEDIVISLKASDVSTTVKSYIMVSQRLDYPLHIGITEAGTMWGGTIKSSVGLGILLWMGIGDTMRVSLTADPVEEVKVGHQILKSLGLEKKGVEIISCPTCGRCTVDIINIANEIEKRLQGVQKDIKVAIMGCVVNGPGEARDADIGIAGGRDCAVLFKRGKVVKKIAEKDIIQELMKGINEL from the coding sequence ATGGGCAAAAAGACGAGAGAGGTAAAAATAGGCGATGTGATAATAGGAGGCGGCCACCCCATTGCGGTTCAATCCATGACCACCACTTATACCGCAGATGTGGAAGCGACGTGTCAGCAGATTAAAAGGCTTGAGGAAGCGGGTTGCCACATAGTAAGGGTCGCGGTTCCCGATGAGGCATCAGCCGCTGCCATATCCCAGATAAAAAAAAGGATTGCTATTCCGCTGGTGGCTGATATTCACTTTGACTACAGGCTTGCTATTAAGTCTATAGAAAGCGGGGCGGATAAAATCAGGATAAACCCGGGTAATATTGGGTCTTCTGATAGGATAAAGGCTGTGGTAGATGCGGCAAAAGATCGCGGCATCCCTATCAGGATAGGCGTAAACTCGGGTTCCATAGAAAAAGAATACCTGGACAAGTACGGCAGAACCCCTGAGGCGTTGGTTGAGAGCGCATTGAAAAACGTAAAGATGCTGGAGGATTTTGGATTTGAGGACATAGTCATTTCTCTGAAGGCCTCTGACGTAAGCACCACTGTTAAATCCTACATAATGGTGTCTCAACGGCTGGACTATCCCCTTCACATAGGTATTACTGAGGCAGGTACTATGTGGGGAGGGACGATAAAATCCTCTGTGGGTTTGGGTATACTTCTATGGATGGGCATTGGGGATACCATGAGGGTTTCGCTGACGGCAGATCCTGTGGAAGAGGTAAAAGTGGGACATCAGATACTGAAATCGCTCGGCCTTGAGAAAAAAGGCGTTGAGATAATATCGTGCCCCACGTGCGGCAGGTGCACTGTTGACATTATAAATATAGCCAATGAAATAGAAAAAAGATTGCAGGGGGTACAAAAAGACATAAAAGTGGCTATTATGGGCTGTGTGGTCAATGGACCTGGAGAGGCCAGGGATGCGGATATTGGTATTGCAGGAGGTCGGGACTGCGCTGTCCTGTTTAAGAGAGGAAAGGTAGTAAAGAAGATAGCGGAAAAAGACATAATCCAAGAGCTCATGAAGGGTATAAATGAACTGTAA
- a CDS encoding phosphatidate cytidylyltransferase: protein MLKQRVLSALIGIPMLIAVGVYGGIPLKVAMFLLAAIAYREFNKANSNGQSGYLDLIGYLYIAVFFVLNEVVSSDILIYVYFIVLMTFAILNKRSVNVVFLRIAGFIYAVIPFVFLLRIRDVDAKLFWLVFIIAFSTDTFAYFIGRFFGKKKLCPDVSPNKTVEGFVGGVVGCVITVYFYAMVYLHSSYVFLIISFVGSVVSQIGDLSASYIKRNCRIKDFGNVIPGHGGVLDRFDSIIYVSVVIYFLADKIYL from the coding sequence ATGCTAAAACAAAGAGTTTTGAGCGCATTAATCGGAATACCTATGTTGATCGCCGTTGGAGTGTACGGCGGGATACCGTTGAAAGTAGCCATGTTCCTCCTGGCGGCAATTGCGTATCGCGAGTTTAATAAAGCCAATAGCAACGGCCAATCGGGTTATCTGGATTTAATCGGCTATCTGTACATAGCGGTTTTTTTTGTATTGAATGAAGTGGTGTCTTCTGATATCTTGATATATGTTTATTTTATTGTACTCATGACCTTTGCTATATTGAATAAGCGCAGTGTAAATGTGGTTTTTTTGAGGATTGCAGGTTTTATATACGCTGTAATTCCCTTTGTATTTCTTCTAAGGATAAGGGACGTAGATGCGAAGCTCTTTTGGCTGGTTTTTATAATAGCTTTTTCCACTGATACCTTTGCTTACTTTATAGGGAGGTTTTTTGGCAAAAAAAAGCTTTGTCCTGATGTAAGCCCCAACAAAACCGTAGAGGGCTTTGTGGGTGGTGTGGTGGGGTGTGTCATAACGGTATATTTTTATGCCATGGTTTACTTGCACAGCAGCTATGTTTTTTTGATCATATCCTTTGTGGGCTCGGTGGTATCTCAGATAGGGGATTTAAGCGCTTCGTACATCAAGAGAAATTGCAGGATCAAGGACTTCGGAAATGTAATACCAGGACATGGTGGTGTGCTGGATAGATTTGACAGTATAATTTACGTAAGTGTTGTCATTTATTTTCTAGCAGATAAAATATACTTATAA
- a CDS encoding isoprenyl transferase, with the protein MDETMDIDGSKIPQHIAIIMDGNGRWAQKRGMPRTAGHRAGIKTVKRIIEFCSQIGVKYLTLYAFSTENWKRPEREVSALFKLLVYYLRREVMELNKNNVRLNFIGDISSFKDDVRFEIERAKQLLKDNDGLIVNLALNYGGRLEIVNAVKEIIKGVKSSKISEEDIDEKLFSNYIYTAGMPDPDLLIRTGGEYRVSNFLLWQIAYSELWYTDTLWPDFSEKDLLSAIADYQERERRFGGL; encoded by the coding sequence ATGGATGAAACCATGGACATAGATGGGAGTAAGATACCGCAGCACATCGCTATAATTATGGATGGGAACGGCCGGTGGGCACAGAAGAGAGGTATGCCAAGAACCGCTGGGCACAGGGCAGGTATAAAGACGGTGAAGAGAATTATAGAGTTTTGTTCCCAAATAGGGGTTAAGTACCTTACGTTGTACGCTTTTTCCACGGAAAACTGGAAACGCCCTGAGAGAGAAGTAAGTGCCCTTTTTAAATTATTGGTGTATTATTTACGGCGTGAAGTAATGGAGTTAAACAAAAACAATGTAAGGTTAAACTTCATCGGCGATATATCCTCTTTTAAAGATGACGTAAGGTTTGAAATAGAGAGAGCCAAACAATTATTGAAGGACAATGACGGCTTAATTGTAAATCTGGCCTTAAATTACGGTGGCAGGCTGGAGATCGTAAATGCTGTTAAAGAGATAATTAAGGGCGTTAAGAGCTCAAAGATAAGCGAAGAGGATATAGATGAAAAGCTGTTTTCAAATTATATTTACACAGCGGGGATGCCTGACCCCGATCTTTTGATACGCACAGGGGGAGAATACAGGGTGAGCAATTTTTTACTCTGGCAGATCGCTTATTCAGAATTATGGTATACTGACACCTTGTGGCCGGATTTTTCCGAAAAAGACCTATTGTCGGCTATAGCCGATTATCAGGAAAGGGAAAGGCGTTTTGGAGGATTATAA